From the Halomonas meridiana genome, one window contains:
- a CDS encoding ATP-binding protein has product MTASRRLPTRQEWALVVGTSLVALLAAWWLFAWLALANLSLIFLTAVLACAVLAGSYAAFISALLNFVIFNVGFTEPYFSLAVAEREQLVTLLFFLIVALVVGNITGVSRERMLALNASRLAEEQERLRSALLASVSHDLRTPLASIIGSASSLRALDPQLTSQDRFELLDGILNESERLNRYIQNLLDMTRLGHGELAIERDWISVDDLVASARKRLAGSLTPFNVQQVWDSELPLLHVHPALVEQALVNVLENAARFSPAGGQITISAATDKTASRMTLTVSDGGPGIPHDLREQVFEMFFTGNDGDRSLHGTGLGLAICRGMLGAHGGTVTATDGPDGHGTSIIMTLPLPTTSQEPHHED; this is encoded by the coding sequence ATGACGGCATCACGACGCCTGCCTACCCGACAAGAGTGGGCGCTGGTGGTGGGCACCAGCCTCGTGGCACTGCTGGCCGCTTGGTGGCTATTCGCCTGGCTCGCGCTAGCCAACCTATCGCTGATTTTCTTGACGGCAGTGCTGGCCTGCGCCGTCTTGGCCGGCAGCTATGCCGCTTTTATCAGCGCGCTGTTGAACTTCGTCATTTTCAACGTGGGCTTTACCGAGCCCTACTTCTCCTTAGCGGTTGCCGAGCGCGAACAGCTAGTCACGCTGCTGTTCTTTTTGATCGTGGCGCTGGTGGTCGGCAACATTACTGGGGTAAGCCGCGAACGTATGCTGGCTCTCAACGCATCGCGACTGGCAGAGGAGCAGGAGCGCCTGCGCTCTGCGCTGCTCGCGTCCGTTTCTCATGATCTACGCACGCCGCTGGCGTCGATCATAGGCTCCGCCAGCTCACTGCGCGCCTTGGATCCTCAACTGACCTCACAGGATCGTTTCGAGCTGCTAGACGGTATCTTGAATGAGAGCGAGCGCTTGAATCGCTACATTCAAAACCTGTTGGACATGACGCGGCTGGGGCACGGTGAGCTTGCCATCGAACGAGACTGGATCAGCGTCGACGACTTGGTGGCCTCAGCCCGTAAACGCTTAGCAGGGTCGTTGACTCCGTTCAACGTGCAGCAGGTATGGGACAGCGAGCTGCCACTGCTACATGTTCACCCCGCGTTGGTGGAGCAGGCGCTCGTCAATGTCTTGGAAAATGCCGCCCGCTTCTCTCCGGCTGGCGGCCAGATCACCATTTCGGCCGCCACCGATAAGACGGCCTCCAGGATGACGCTCACCGTGAGCGATGGGGGCCCGGGCATCCCACACGACTTACGTGAGCAGGTGTTTGAGATGTTCTTCACCGGCAACGACGGCGACCGCAGCTTGCACGGCACTGGCCTCGGTCTCGCCATTTGCCGCGGAATGCTGGGCGCTCAC
- a CDS encoding TrkH family potassium uptake protein, with translation MATFPSARYYQTTYRNWAPIFKIMSVLWLVLAMFMTLPLIVLVIENDPDAPAFAVSLMIILSATFLTWALTRGVPLELKPWQMFILTAGSWTSISCFASLPLILGAPQLSFTNAVFESVSAITTTGSTVLVGIENLSDGLKLWRGLMQWMGGIGIIVMGIAILPFLKVGGMRLFHTESSDWSDKVMPRTGGIAKATLAVYVILTLAAMLSYWLGGMLPLDAIVHGMTSLATGGFANSDASFGAYAERPWLLWMASFFMLSGALPFVLYIRFIRSSKSALWKDQQVRGLLKLLLAAIVILSAWRVVQGDDWFVSLTHVTFNVISVVTTTGYASDDYTLWGSLPIAAFFYLTFVGGCSGSTSGGMKIFRFQIAMLMLRNQLRYLIHANGVFTNRFNQQPVTSDISRSVVAFSFFFFITIAVLALGLAALGLDLVTALTGAATAVANVGPGLGDIIGPAGNFAPLPDAAKWLLCIGMLMGRLEILTVVVLMTPMFWRR, from the coding sequence ATGGCCACGTTCCCTAGCGCGCGTTACTACCAAACGACTTACCGAAACTGGGCTCCCATTTTCAAAATCATGTCGGTACTATGGCTCGTGCTGGCCATGTTCATGACGCTGCCCCTGATCGTACTGGTCATCGAAAACGATCCCGACGCCCCGGCGTTTGCCGTCTCGCTAATGATCATTCTCAGCGCGACCTTCCTTACCTGGGCGCTCACCCGCGGCGTGCCGCTAGAGCTCAAACCCTGGCAGATGTTCATTTTGACCGCCGGTAGTTGGACCAGCATTAGCTGCTTTGCCAGCCTGCCGCTGATTCTAGGCGCTCCCCAGCTCAGCTTTACCAACGCCGTGTTCGAATCGGTATCGGCGATCACCACCACCGGATCTACCGTCTTGGTGGGCATCGAAAACCTCTCGGACGGCTTGAAACTGTGGCGCGGCTTGATGCAGTGGATGGGCGGGATCGGCATCATCGTCATGGGCATCGCCATTTTGCCGTTTCTGAAAGTGGGCGGGATGCGGCTGTTCCACACCGAGTCGTCCGACTGGTCCGATAAGGTCATGCCACGCACGGGCGGCATTGCTAAAGCCACCCTCGCCGTTTACGTAATTTTGACGCTCGCGGCCATGCTGAGCTATTGGCTGGGAGGCATGCTCCCGCTGGATGCCATCGTTCACGGCATGACGTCCCTGGCGACAGGCGGCTTTGCCAACTCCGACGCGTCGTTTGGAGCGTATGCCGAGCGGCCCTGGCTACTCTGGATGGCGAGCTTTTTCATGCTCAGCGGCGCGCTCCCCTTCGTGCTGTACATTCGCTTCATTCGCTCTTCGAAGAGCGCGCTTTGGAAAGATCAGCAGGTGCGCGGGCTGCTCAAACTGCTGCTGGCTGCCATCGTAATACTGAGCGCGTGGCGAGTCGTACAAGGCGACGACTGGTTCGTCTCGCTGACCCATGTGACCTTCAACGTCATTTCTGTGGTCACTACCACCGGGTACGCCTCCGATGATTACACCCTGTGGGGCTCGCTGCCCATTGCCGCCTTCTTTTACCTGACGTTCGTGGGCGGCTGTAGCGGCTCCACCAGTGGCGGCATGAAGATCTTTCGCTTCCAGATTGCCATGCTGATGCTGCGTAACCAGCTGCGCTATTTGATTCACGCCAACGGCGTGTTCACCAACCGCTTCAATCAACAGCCGGTGACCAGCGACATTTCGCGCAGCGTGGTCGCATTCTCCTTCTTCTTTTTCATCACCATTGCGGTGCTGGCGTTAGGGCTCGCCGCGTTGGGCCTGGATCTTGTCACGGCGCTCACAGGGGCCGCCACGGCAGTGGCCAACGTGGGCCCGGGCCTCGGCGACATCATTGGCCCCGCCGGCAACTTCGCCCCGCTGCCGGATGCCGCCAAGTGGCTGCTGTGCATCGGCATGTTGATGGGCCGCTTGGAGATTTTGACCGTGGTCGTATTGATGACGCCGATGTTCTGGCGGCGTTGA
- the malG gene encoding maltose ABC transporter permease MalG, producing MAMVQPRSVGVRRLGAHLALIGFVSLIVFPLLLVISISFREGNFATGSLIPENFSLEHWSLALGIPWERADGTVVQPPFPVLLWLWNSIKVAVVSSVLILMLATTSAYAFARMRFKGKEPLLKGMLIFQMFPAVLSLVALYALFDRLGQFVGWLGINTHGALIVASLGAVALHIWTIKGYFESIDGSLEEAAMVDGASTWQAFRYILLPLSVPILMVVFILAFVMSIMEYPMASVLLVDEHKLTLAVGAQQYLADHNQRWGNFAAAAVLSGLPITVAFLICQRWIIGGLTAGGVKG from the coding sequence ATGGCCATGGTTCAACCCCGCTCCGTTGGCGTGCGCCGCCTAGGGGCGCACTTAGCGCTGATCGGCTTTGTATCGCTAATTGTCTTTCCGCTGCTGCTGGTGATCTCGATCTCGTTTCGGGAAGGCAACTTTGCCACCGGCAGCCTGATTCCAGAGAATTTCTCACTGGAGCACTGGTCGCTGGCACTGGGGATTCCCTGGGAGCGCGCCGACGGCACCGTGGTCCAGCCGCCCTTCCCCGTGCTGCTGTGGCTGTGGAACTCCATCAAGGTGGCCGTGGTGTCGTCGGTGTTGATTCTGATGCTCGCCACCACCAGCGCCTACGCGTTTGCCCGCATGCGCTTCAAAGGCAAGGAGCCGCTGTTAAAAGGCATGCTGATTTTTCAGATGTTCCCCGCAGTGCTGTCGCTGGTGGCGCTCTATGCGCTCTTTGACCGGCTGGGGCAGTTCGTCGGCTGGCTGGGAATCAATACCCACGGCGCGCTGATTGTGGCTTCGCTGGGCGCGGTAGCGCTACATATCTGGACGATCAAAGGCTATTTCGAATCCATCGACGGTTCGCTGGAAGAGGCCGCCATGGTCGATGGCGCCAGCACTTGGCAGGCGTTTCGCTATATTTTGCTGCCACTTTCCGTGCCGATCTTGATGGTGGTATTCATCCTGGCATTTGTGATGAGCATTATGGAGTACCCCATGGCCTCGGTACTGTTGGTGGACGAGCACAAGCTGACACTCGCCGTGGGTGCTCAGCAATACCTCGCCGATCACAACCAACGCTGGGGTAACTTCGCCGCTGCCGCCGTGCTCTCCGGCCTGCCCATCACCGTCGCGTTTCTGATCTGCCAACGTTGGATCATCGGTGGTTTAACCGCCGGAGGCGTGAAGGGATAA
- the malF gene encoding maltose ABC transporter permease MalF, with amino-acid sequence MYTTNASRGLPRHRSRHLTERYTRWAMRGVIAVLVVALLWLVLAFHLNGQWMFALLFLVLGGSLGVVFTKRTLMSHRYIFPAIAGLGVFVIFPLLYTIGISFSNYSSTNLLSEERVRDQLMSQTYQAEGNAFDLALYPEGDLVRLYLESPQGQRFVSSPLNFANQENRQIGVQATDAPPAQAALGMRDIIQARDALQGLRLVTPDGSELRMAGLRQFAPMVNRYEAREDGALYDRRDERLLTPDPSIGFFVADDGEQITPGWPVNVGMANYTQIFTDPDIRGPFMQIFVWTFVFAALTVVFTLAVGFVLASLLQWDQLKGKAVYRTLLILPYAVPAFISILIFKGMFNQHFGEVNMILDTLFGVRPEWFTDPWLARSMLLIVNTWLGYPYMLLLCMGLIQAIPQDLYEASAVDGGGPLTNLFKITLPLIIKPLTPLLIAAFAFNFNNFVLIALLTGGSPDILGASTPAGTTDLLVSYTYRIAFQDAGQNFGLAAAIATLIFLLVAGMSLLNLRLSKVKV; translated from the coding sequence ATGTACACCACCAACGCGTCTCGTGGCCTGCCCCGCCACCGCTCTCGCCATCTTACCGAACGCTATACCCGCTGGGCCATGCGCGGCGTCATTGCCGTGCTGGTCGTCGCGCTACTGTGGCTGGTGCTGGCGTTTCATCTCAACGGCCAGTGGATGTTTGCCCTGCTGTTCTTGGTACTTGGCGGCTCGCTGGGCGTGGTCTTCACCAAACGCACGCTGATGAGCCATCGCTATATCTTTCCTGCGATTGCCGGACTTGGCGTGTTCGTCATTTTCCCTCTGTTGTACACCATCGGGATCAGTTTTAGTAACTACAGCTCTACCAACCTGCTCTCAGAAGAGCGGGTACGCGACCAGCTCATGAGCCAAACCTATCAAGCGGAAGGCAACGCCTTTGATCTGGCGCTTTATCCCGAAGGTGATTTGGTACGGCTCTATTTGGAAAGCCCTCAGGGCCAGCGGTTCGTGTCGTCACCGCTCAATTTTGCGAATCAGGAAAACCGCCAAATTGGCGTGCAGGCCACCGATGCCCCGCCTGCACAGGCAGCGCTAGGGATGCGCGACATCATTCAAGCCCGGGATGCTCTGCAAGGTTTGCGGCTAGTCACGCCCGATGGCAGCGAACTGCGTATGGCGGGCTTGCGCCAGTTTGCGCCGATGGTGAACCGCTACGAGGCCCGCGAGGATGGCGCGCTGTATGATCGCCGCGATGAGCGACTGCTTACCCCCGACCCCAGCATTGGCTTTTTCGTGGCTGACGACGGCGAGCAAATCACCCCCGGCTGGCCGGTCAACGTCGGCATGGCCAACTACACCCAGATTTTCACGGACCCGGACATTCGCGGCCCGTTCATGCAGATCTTTGTATGGACCTTCGTGTTTGCCGCCCTCACCGTGGTGTTTACCCTGGCCGTCGGGTTCGTACTGGCCTCGCTGCTGCAGTGGGACCAGCTCAAGGGCAAGGCCGTTTATCGCACGCTGCTGATTTTGCCCTATGCGGTGCCAGCGTTTATTTCGATTCTGATTTTTAAAGGCATGTTCAACCAGCACTTTGGTGAAGTGAACATGATTCTGGACACTTTGTTTGGCGTGCGCCCCGAGTGGTTTACCGACCCATGGCTTGCCCGCAGCATGCTGCTGATTGTGAATACCTGGTTAGGCTACCCCTACATGCTGCTGCTCTGCATGGGTTTGATTCAGGCCATTCCCCAGGATTTATACGAAGCCTCGGCAGTAGACGGCGGAGGACCGCTCACCAACCTGTTCAAAATTACCCTGCCGCTGATCATCAAGCCGCTCACGCCGCTGCTGATTGCTGCCTTTGCTTTCAACTTCAATAACTTCGTGCTGATCGCGCTGCTCACCGGCGGCAGCCCGGATATTTTGGGAGCCAGCACCCCGGCGGGCACCACCGACCTGCTGGTGAGCTACACCTACCGCATCGCCTTCCAGGATGCCGGGCAGAACTTTGGCCTTGCAGCGGCCATTGCCACGCTGATTTTCCTGCTGGTGGCGGGCATGTCGCTGCTCAATTTGCGCCTTTCCAAAGTGAAGGTATAG
- the malE gene encoding maltose/maltodextrin ABC transporter substrate-binding protein MalE, giving the protein MAMVRPFFTPLLAATLAATATLPAFAFEDDRLTIWMGDNKGQEGIRAVADQFLEDTGIEVEVVFPDNLTDRFQQAAGSGQGPDIVIWAHDRMGEWAQSGLLKPIAPSDSFRDAFYDFTWEAALWNGETYGYPISVESLGLIYNKALVETPPESFAELMELDATLSQEGKKAILFDYSEPYYGWTLLAANGGYPFKQTDSGYDVSDIGVNNEGALQGAELLVELIESDVLPRGTDYNLMDTRFNQGEVATMISGPWAWPNLERSGIDYGVALLPKVGDERAKPMFGVMTAMINSATPNDFLAVEFLENYLLSEEGMRTFNNDGSLGAVAHIDYQAELAGNPNIAATLENAEVGMPMPNIPEMGAFWAAMEPALQNIGSGRQSPQEALDAAARRMRQ; this is encoded by the coding sequence ATGGCAATGGTTCGTCCATTTTTCACGCCGCTGCTCGCCGCTACGCTAGCGGCCACCGCCACACTCCCCGCCTTCGCCTTTGAGGATGACCGCTTGACCATCTGGATGGGCGATAACAAAGGCCAGGAAGGCATCCGCGCTGTCGCTGACCAGTTCCTGGAAGATACCGGCATCGAAGTGGAAGTCGTGTTTCCCGACAACCTGACCGACCGTTTCCAGCAGGCGGCAGGCAGCGGCCAAGGGCCGGATATCGTCATCTGGGCCCATGACCGCATGGGTGAGTGGGCACAAAGCGGCCTGCTCAAACCGATCGCTCCCAGCGACAGCTTCCGCGACGCGTTTTACGACTTCACCTGGGAGGCGGCGCTGTGGAATGGCGAGACCTACGGTTACCCCATCTCGGTGGAATCGCTGGGGCTGATTTACAACAAAGCGCTGGTGGAAACGCCGCCCGAGAGCTTTGCCGAGCTCATGGAGCTGGACGCCACGCTCTCCCAAGAAGGCAAGAAAGCCATCCTGTTCGATTACAGCGAACCCTACTACGGCTGGACGCTGCTGGCAGCCAACGGCGGCTATCCGTTCAAACAGACCGACAGCGGTTATGACGTCAGCGACATCGGCGTCAATAACGAGGGTGCCTTGCAAGGGGCTGAGCTACTGGTCGAACTGATCGAAAGCGATGTACTCCCCCGTGGCACGGACTACAACCTGATGGATACGCGCTTTAACCAAGGCGAAGTAGCCACCATGATCAGCGGCCCTTGGGCATGGCCTAACCTGGAGCGCAGCGGTATCGATTATGGTGTCGCCCTGCTGCCCAAAGTGGGTGACGAGCGAGCCAAGCCGATGTTCGGCGTAATGACCGCGATGATCAACTCTGCCACACCCAACGACTTCCTAGCGGTGGAGTTCCTGGAGAACTACCTGCTCAGCGAAGAGGGAATGCGGACGTTCAACAACGACGGTTCGCTGGGGGCCGTTGCCCATATCGACTATCAAGCCGAGCTGGCGGGCAACCCTAACATTGCCGCCACACTTGAGAACGCCGAAGTGGGCATGCCGATGCCCAACATTCCTGAAATGGGTGCCTTCTGGGCCGCCATGGAGCCTGCGCTGCAGAACATTGGCAGCGGTCGCCAATCGCCCCAAGAAGCGCTGGATGCCGCTGCGCGCCGTATGCGCCAGTAG
- the zwf gene encoding glucose-6-phosphate dehydrogenase, which produces MSQSHAPLGDPNHAIDLALFGALGDLAMRKLFPALYHLDREGLMPESTRIMGLARQEHDTAAFRQLVSGALQKRLKKDEQDKESLERFLNRLEYLKLDFANAEGYDAIRQWREGSKRPMVVYLSVAARIYGDICRNLQASNSLDDDTRVVVEKPIGYDLASSEEINDAIGAVFPESRIYRIDHYLGKETVQNLIALRFANPLFGTQWNQNHISHVEITVAEKVGIEGRWGYFDDAGQLRDMVQNHLLQLLCLIAMDPPSNLDADAIRDEKVKVLKALKPFTGESLGRDVVRGQYIAGTSDGQSVPGYLEEEGANTQSQTETFVAMKTEVANWRWAGVPFYLRTGKRMPEKLSQIVIHFRQQPHYIFDPDQRGIASNKLIIRLQPEEGIALQVLTKDSGLDKGMRLRPGPLHLDFNSAFPKSRIPDAYERLLLEVMKGQQYLFVRRDEVEHAWRWCDQLINGWKSRETPPRRYPAGSWGPVASIAMITQDGRSWYEDY; this is translated from the coding sequence ATGAGCCAGTCACATGCCCCGCTGGGCGATCCGAATCACGCTATTGATTTAGCGCTTTTTGGGGCGCTTGGCGACCTTGCCATGCGCAAGCTGTTTCCTGCGCTGTATCATCTTGACCGCGAAGGCTTGATGCCCGAAAGCACGCGGATCATGGGGCTGGCGCGTCAGGAGCACGACACTGCCGCGTTCCGTCAGCTAGTCAGCGGCGCGCTGCAAAAGCGCCTGAAAAAAGACGAGCAGGATAAAGAGAGCCTGGAGCGGTTCCTGAACCGCTTAGAGTATCTCAAGCTTGACTTCGCCAACGCCGAGGGCTATGACGCCATTCGCCAGTGGCGCGAGGGCAGCAAGCGCCCGATGGTGGTCTATCTCTCCGTGGCGGCACGCATCTACGGCGACATTTGCCGCAATCTGCAGGCCAGCAACAGTCTCGATGACGATACCCGCGTCGTAGTAGAAAAGCCGATTGGCTATGACCTAGCCTCTTCCGAGGAGATCAACGACGCCATTGGTGCCGTGTTCCCCGAGTCGCGTATCTACCGCATCGACCACTACCTGGGCAAAGAGACGGTTCAAAACCTGATCGCCCTGCGCTTTGCCAACCCGCTGTTCGGTACCCAGTGGAACCAGAACCATATCTCCCACGTCGAGATCACCGTTGCCGAAAAAGTCGGTATCGAAGGGCGCTGGGGCTACTTTGACGATGCGGGGCAGCTGCGGGATATGGTGCAGAACCACCTTCTACAGCTGCTGTGCCTGATCGCCATGGACCCGCCCTCGAACCTGGATGCCGATGCTATCCGCGATGAGAAGGTGAAGGTGCTCAAGGCATTGAAACCGTTTACCGGCGAATCGCTGGGACGCGACGTTGTGCGCGGCCAGTACATTGCGGGCACCAGCGACGGCCAATCCGTGCCGGGCTACCTGGAAGAAGAGGGTGCCAATACCCAGAGCCAGACCGAAACCTTCGTGGCCATGAAAACCGAAGTGGCCAACTGGCGCTGGGCGGGCGTGCCGTTCTACCTGCGCACCGGTAAACGGATGCCGGAGAAACTCTCGCAGATCGTCATTCACTTCCGCCAGCAGCCGCACTACATCTTCGACCCGGACCAGCGTGGCATTGCCTCCAACAAGCTGATTATCCGCCTGCAGCCGGAAGAGGGCATTGCCCTTCAGGTGCTCACCAAGGATAGCGGCCTGGATAAAGGCATGCGCCTGCGCCCTGGCCCGCTGCACCTGGATTTCAACAGTGCCTTCCCGAAATCGCGTATTCCCGATGCCTACGAGCGCCTGCTGCTGGAAGTCATGAAAGGCCAGCAGTACCTGTTCGTTCGCCGTGATGAAGTAGAGCACGCGTGGCGCTGGTGCGACCAGCTCATCAATGGCTGGAAGTCACGCGAAACGCCGCCGCGCCGCTACCCAGCTGGCTCCTGGGGGCCGGTCGCCTCCATTGCCATGATTACCCAGGATGGCCGCAGCTGGTACGAGGATTATTAA
- the pgl gene encoding 6-phosphogluconolactonase, translating to MSEARQALAEQLAEAVYQALADDLSHQKRALLVVSGGSTPVPFFKALAQKPLEWARVDITLADERWVDEQSSDSNAKLVRDNLLQGPAAAANFVPLTSDAGTPEEGVAAVAEATAGLAWPASVVILGMGGDGHTASLFPDSQELDLALSTDEPLVAVRTPSQPQPRITFSADRLHQAKRHILHITGDDKRAVLANAMSGDDVRTLPIRAFLSCPLAIYWAP from the coding sequence ATGAGCGAAGCACGTCAAGCGCTAGCCGAGCAGCTAGCGGAAGCCGTCTATCAGGCGCTAGCCGATGATCTTTCCCACCAGAAGCGTGCGCTGCTGGTGGTTTCCGGTGGCTCCACGCCCGTGCCGTTTTTCAAAGCGCTGGCGCAAAAGCCGCTGGAGTGGGCACGGGTAGATATCACCCTGGCCGACGAGCGCTGGGTCGACGAGCAGAGCAGCGACAGCAACGCCAAGCTGGTGCGCGACAACCTGCTGCAAGGCCCAGCGGCGGCGGCTAACTTCGTGCCGCTCACCTCGGACGCTGGCACCCCGGAAGAGGGCGTGGCAGCGGTGGCAGAAGCCACCGCCGGGCTTGCTTGGCCCGCGAGCGTGGTGATTTTAGGCATGGGCGGCGATGGCCATACGGCCTCGCTGTTCCCCGATAGCCAAGAGCTGGACCTAGCGCTTTCTACTGATGAGCCGCTAGTGGCCGTGCGTACTCCCAGCCAGCCGCAGCCGCGCATTACCTTCTCGGCGGACCGCCTGCATCAGGCAAAGCGCCACATTCTACATATTACCGGCGACGATAAGCGTGCCGTATTGGCGAACGCCATGAGTGGTGACGATGTTCGTACATTGCCCATCCGCGCTTTCTTATCTTGCCCGCTGGCGATCTACTGGGCGCCCTAA
- a CDS encoding bifunctional 4-hydroxy-2-oxoglutarate aldolase/2-dehydro-3-deoxy-phosphogluconate aldolase translates to MTIDKQLPSTRTAELDSICLKAEVIPVITIERLEDAVPLGRALVEGGLTVLEITLRTDCALEAIKRMKEALPGASIGVGTVLTPAQYRQAEQVGADFVVTPGATEALYRYGVESPVPMLPGVSTISELMTGWQYGYRRFKFFPAESSGGAKAIKAFGAPIPEARFCPTGGITVDNAESYLSLPNVMCVGGSWLTPKAMVDAEDWDGIRELARQAAERFHH, encoded by the coding sequence ATGACCATCGATAAACAGCTACCCTCAACGCGCACCGCCGAGCTGGACAGCATTTGCCTGAAAGCCGAAGTGATCCCGGTGATCACCATCGAACGCCTGGAAGACGCCGTGCCGCTGGGCCGCGCCCTGGTCGAGGGTGGCCTCACCGTGCTGGAAATTACACTGCGTACCGATTGTGCCCTGGAAGCCATCAAGCGCATGAAAGAGGCGCTACCGGGCGCCAGCATTGGGGTCGGCACCGTACTCACGCCTGCCCAGTACCGTCAAGCTGAGCAAGTCGGCGCTGATTTCGTTGTTACGCCAGGTGCCACCGAGGCGCTTTACCGCTACGGCGTAGAGAGCCCCGTACCGATGCTGCCGGGCGTGTCTACCATTTCTGAGCTGATGACCGGCTGGCAGTACGGCTACCGCCGCTTCAAGTTCTTCCCCGCGGAATCCAGCGGCGGTGCCAAAGCGATCAAAGCGTTCGGCGCACCGATCCCCGAAGCGCGTTTCTGCCCCACGGGCGGTATCACCGTTGATAACGCCGAATCTTACCTGTCACTGCCCAACGTGATGTGCGTAGGCGGCTCTTGGCTGACGCCGAAAGCAATGGTCGATGCCGAAGATTGGGACGGCATCCGCGAACTCGCCCGCCAAGCCGCAGAGCGTTTCCACCACTAA
- a CDS encoding solute:sodium symporter family transporter translates to MHMLTLASFLFFTGLVAFITWRITRRDDHSSTSGYFLAGRTLTFPLIAGSLLMTNLSTEQMVGLNGAAFADGLSVMAWEVVAVIALVALALFFLPRFLKSGIATLPQLLEIRFDKTTQLITNIIFLIAYAVILLPIILYSGAIGLQGMLDLQGLTGIESTNTLLWLTVWIVGIIGAIYALFGGLRTVAVSDTLNGVGLLIGGFVIVYFGLQAVSDGSGVMEGWNILKESDPDKLNSIGGPEQQVPFFTLFTGVFLINLFYWSTNQQIIQRTFAAKNLAEGQKGVLLTGLFKLLGPLYLVLPGIIAYHLYADQGVRADEAYGHLVFNVLPPYLTGFFAAVMVGAILSSFNSALNSTTTIFSLGIYKGVLNKDASEAQVVKSGKVFGWIMAVITMIIAPLLAGQESLFGYLQKMNAIYFIPILAVVLVGLLTKRVPPMAAKIALVGGCLLIAAGYFVPPFTLLPQVMHEFHFVALVFVLLVAVMLIIGKLRPRETDWIQEHSGDVDLTPWKGAVPAGVVLVVLVIVMYISFAG, encoded by the coding sequence ATGCATATGTTGACCCTGGCGTCGTTCCTGTTTTTCACAGGGCTTGTCGCTTTCATTACGTGGCGCATCACTCGGCGCGACGACCACTCCAGCACTAGCGGCTATTTCTTAGCAGGGCGGACGCTCACCTTTCCGCTTATCGCGGGTTCACTGTTAATGACCAACCTCTCTACTGAGCAGATGGTGGGGCTTAACGGTGCGGCGTTTGCCGATGGATTAAGCGTCATGGCCTGGGAAGTCGTCGCGGTGATTGCTCTGGTCGCCCTGGCGTTATTTTTCCTTCCGCGCTTTTTGAAAAGTGGTATTGCGACGCTGCCTCAGCTACTCGAAATTCGTTTTGATAAAACGACGCAGCTAATCACCAATATCATTTTTCTAATTGCGTACGCGGTGATTCTACTACCCATCATTCTCTATTCAGGCGCCATCGGCCTGCAGGGTATGCTCGACCTTCAAGGGCTAACAGGCATTGAGTCGACCAACACGCTGCTTTGGCTGACGGTGTGGATTGTTGGCATTATTGGGGCCATCTATGCCCTGTTTGGCGGGCTGCGTACGGTCGCCGTATCCGACACGCTGAATGGCGTGGGGCTATTGATTGGCGGTTTCGTCATCGTCTATTTCGGCCTGCAGGCGGTCAGTGACGGCAGCGGCGTGATGGAAGGTTGGAATATTCTCAAAGAGAGCGACCCAGATAAGCTGAATTCGATTGGTGGCCCTGAACAGCAGGTGCCGTTCTTCACCCTGTTTACCGGCGTCTTCCTGATCAACCTCTTCTATTGGAGCACCAACCAGCAGATCATCCAGCGCACCTTTGCCGCCAAGAACCTGGCCGAAGGGCAGAAGGGCGTGCTGCTGACCGGTCTCTTTAAATTGCTGGGGCCGCTGTATTTGGTGCTGCCGGGTATCATCGCTTATCACTTGTATGCCGATCAGGGCGTACGTGCCGACGAAGCGTATGGTCATCTGGTATTTAACGTATTGCCTCCTTACCTGACCGGCTTCTTTGCCGCCGTAATGGTGGGTGCCATTCTGTCGTCGTTTAACTCGGCACTGAACAGTACCACGACGATTTTCAGTCTGGGGATTTATAAGGGCGTATTAAATAAAGACGCGAGTGAAGCGCAGGTGGTGAAGTCCGGTAAGGTGTTTGGCTGGATCATGGCCGTCATTACCATGATTATCGCGCCGCTGCTGGCGGGTCAGGAGAGCCTGTTCGGCTATCTGCAGAAGATGAACGCAATCTACTTCATCCCCATTCTGGCGGTCGTGCTGGTGGGGCTGTTAACCAAGCGAGTACCGCCCATGGCGGCCAAGATAGCGTTGGTCGGTGGTTGCTTGCTGATTGCGGCAGGCTATTTCGTGCCGCCGTTCACGCTGCTGCCGCAGGTAATGCACGAGTTTCACTTCGTGGCGCTGGTGTTTGTGCTGCTGGTGGCTGTGATGCTGATCATCGGCAAACTGCGCCCCCGCGAGACCGACTGGATTCAGGAGCATAGCGGCGATGTGGATCTAACGCCTTGGAAAGGCGCCGTGCCTGCCGGGGTTGTGTTGGTGGTGCTGGTCATTGTGATGTATATCAGCTTTGCCGGTTAA